The genomic interval GAAAAGCTAAATCTGCATCATATATAGAATCTGCATTTTCTGCTGTTTCCAGAGCGTAGATTTTATAATTGCCTACTCGCAGTTGCATTATTGCATCACTGGTATCATTGAAATGACTCGCTTTAATCAGTTCACGAGTTCTCATGGCTGTTTGCGCTACCTTATCATTATCAGGAGTATATCCGCAAAAATATATCTCTTCTATTCCAAAGCATTCTGCTGAGCGGATAATAGCTCCTACGTTGAAAGCACTGCGTAGATTGTCCAGCACAATGATCAAGGGTAATTTTGTGCGATCCCTTAAACCATCTACTTTGTGAATATACAGATCATTGTCCTTAAGATGATGCCTGAGCTTATGTTCAATTGGGACGATTATCTTCAGGAACTCTCGTCGATCTATTTCAGGAAATAAACTTTCGGAGACAGTTTGATATTCTGGAAAATGAAAATATGAAAGATAAACGGCAAAGTTCGCTATCAATTGCCGTTTTTCATCACCATTTTCCCAGTATTTTTCTATTTTATTTATGAACTTCAGGATATTGGCTTCTTTACCTGATTCATCGAGTTTTTCAAATTTACTAAAAGAGAATTTCATTATCTCTCTATTTATGTACTTTCCTTATAAAGGCTTCCACCTCAGGTATTCCACCCTGATAGATCAAATAGCCGTTATAAGGCTCGCCTTTCGTGATCTCTCCATTGACAGGTGTGAGCATCATTCTTTTCACTTCTTCCAGATCACTGGTTTGACCAAGTACCCACCCAAGCTTGATATATGCTACTTCAGGAAGCATATTTTCTGCTGGCACTATGCCCATCGCCATCAGATCTCTGCCTGTGTCATACACAAACATGTGCACATAGCCCCACAAAGTCTGAACCGTCATATAGATTGCTACTCCTGCAGCAGCTGCTCTTTTAATTGCCGGATAGATCAACTTATTTACATGTCCCAGACCAGTTCCTGCGATAACTATACCCTTATATCCATTCTCAACCAGCGAATCAATGATGTCCGGCTGCATATTTGGATAATAATACACGATAGTTACTTTCTCTTCAAAATAAGGAAATATTTTTACTTTATTATCATTTCTACGGAGATTGTAATCACTGTGGATTGGTTTTACCCCTGCTCTGGTAACTGTTCCTAGAGGAATATCTCCAATTGTTCTGAAAGTTGAGCGATAGGAGGAGTGCATCTTGCGAACTCTTGTCCCCCGATGCAGCAGACCATATTCATCTGAGGTAGGACCAAACATGCAAACCATCACTTCTGCTATATCACCATGACCGGCAGCAGTAGCAGCATGCATCAGATTAAGTGCTGCATCTGAGGAAGGACGATCAGATGATCGCTGTGAACCCACAAGAACTACTGGAATTGGCAGATCCTGGCACATAAAGGTTAGCGCTGCTGCTGTATGGTGCAAGGTATCTGTACCGTGACCGATAATTATGCCCTGAATACCTTTTTCTATCTCCTCTCCGATTGTTACTGCCAGCTTCTTATATTGTGCTGGTCCCATGTTTTCGCTGAATACGGCAAATACCTTTTCGGTATCAAGGTTACAG from Candidatus Stygibacter australis carries:
- the gatD gene encoding Glu-tRNA(Gln) amidotransferase subunit GatD is translated as CNLDTEKVFAVFSENMGPAQYKKLAVTIGEEIEKGIQGIIIGHGTDTLHHTAAALTFMCQDLPIPVVLVGSQRSSDRPSSDAALNLMHAATAAGHGDIAEVMVCMFGPTSDEYGLLHRGTRVRKMHSSYRSTFRTIGDIPLGTVTRAGVKPIHSDYNLRRNDNKVKIFPYFEEKVTIVYYYPNMQPDIIDSLVENGYKGIVIAGTGLGHVNKLIYPAIKRAAAAGVAIYMTVQTLWGYVHMFVYDTGRDLMAMGIVPAENMLPEVAYIKLGWVLGQTSDLEEVKRMMLTPVNGEITKGEPYNGYLIYQGGIPEVEAFIRKVHK
- a CDS encoding TrmH family RNA methyltransferase encodes the protein MKFSFSKFEKLDESGKEANILKFINKIEKYWENGDEKRQLIANFAVYLSYFHFPEYQTVSESLFPEIDRREFLKIIVPIEHKLRHHLKDNDLYIHKVDGLRDRTKLPLIIVLDNLRSAFNVGAIIRSAECFGIEEIYFCGYTPDNDKVAQTAMRTRELIKASHFNDTSDAIMQLRVGNYKIYALETAENADSIYDADLAFPAALIVGNEALGISPGILVMVDQILEIPLAGWKNSLNVGAATAIAISEFNRQK